AAATCCACTTCTAAGTTATTATATATTTTATTAACAATAAAAATCGCCAATCCAAGGAATTACAAATTAGCGGTTATTAAAATATAGATTATAAATTGTAGATTTATACTGCTGTCATTCTTTAAATTATATATATTTATAAATAAAAACAGAAAAGCCTGATTAAGTTGGCTTTTCTGTTTTTATTTTACCACTTACTATTACTTAACAAGTGTTCCGTTATAATAAATCTCAAGAGAAGGGTCGGAAAGAGTGTCATAATATGACCAATCTGACTTAGCAAACTGTATTATTAAGGTTACTTTCCCTGTATTCTCCGGACATATAATACTATCATCAAAAGTTATGGTTAATTTAGCATTATCTATATGGCAATTAATTGAGTCTGTTATTTGACTATATCTGAAGGGATTGTCCTCAATTAAGTCGGCATAACAACACCATACATTATGTTTTGCTGTACTCATTCCTTTTGCGGAGTATACAATTTTAAGCTTAGATAAATCAATATCTCCTTGTTCTGAGCTAATAGTATAAGTCTGACTGACGGTGTTATAGTAATTATTTGTAGAAAGCTCCACAGATGGTAATGTGAAGTTATTTATATATGTTTTATAAACCTTTGTCACTGTTAGGTCAACACCGGTATCTCCAATATAAATGGAGGCAAGGGTAGGAAATATAGTATCATAGCTATCATAATCAGCAAGAGCATTCTTATATGCTTCTACCATATCTGATAAGGTAAAATAGGCAATATTTGTTGTATCCTTTGTTTCTATCTTATTAGGATTTATCTTAACCCAATATACCCCTTCAGTTTGTCCTTGAAGAATTAACTCTGGGGGATTTTCGCTTTGGTACTCAGCTGCTATTATAAGACCCTCTATAAAATCTTCAAATACAAAATCCAGTCCCAGTTGAAGAGCAACAGCCTGCCCCCAATTGGAGGAAGTTCCTGTACCACTAAATAAAACATCAGGGTCTAGGTCAGTAATTTCTTTTTCACTGGACCAACCTTCCATTAGGGCTTGTAAAATTTCAGGATAAACAAAAGTTAGAGTTCGCCTATTGAATATTCCCAGTGATTCTCCGATTGTATCAAAGACTCCGTTATCCCACCAGCATATGGGGATTTCATAATGTGCTGCAGCCTGTGCATAATAATATGCATATTCTACTCTGTCTTCTAGATTATCTTTATTGGTAGCTGCAAATTCTCCCAGTACTACAGGAATTCCTTTTTCTACAAAGGTTTCATATATTAACTTAAACAGTTTATCAAGAATTTTCTTATCATTTTCACCAAATGTGGTCTGGGATCCGGCTGCAGTATTTAAGGCAAAATCATATGGGGTATAAGCATGAAGAGATACTGCAACATGTTCATCATCCGGTACTTTCATGGCGATGATTTTGCTATAGTCTGCCGATGCCGCATAGGTAGGTAGCATAACTAATCTCTTTTCATTGTTTCCTCCGGTTTTGCGGATGGCAGAAAGAGCCTTGGCATTATATTCATTTACAATTTCATATAAGCTTGTATTGCCGACCCAATCATCACCGTTTCTTGGCTCATTAAGAACTTCAAATATCAGTTTATCACCATAATCTTTAAAATAATTAGCAATCTGTGTCCATACAGCTTCTAACTCCGCCAGTACTTTTTCTTTACTTTTTTCGTTTGCCTGGGTCTGTAATTGATTATGATGAATATTTATAATTGCGTACATATCATTAATAAGGGCATAGTTTACTACAGTTTCGACACGTTTCAAATACTCCGGATCGATGGTATAGTTATCATCAATATAATGTTCGTCCCATCTAACCGGTATACGAAGTGTACTAAATCCAGCAGATTTTATGGCATCGATCATTTTTCTTTTAGTAACCGGATTACCCCAATTTGTTTCTCCACCGTTTGCTTCTAAGGAATTACCTAAATTCCAGCCAACCTTCAATTCTTTAACTAATTCCATAGCAGATATATCTCTCATGGTTGTGGGATAGGTATAGTCATCGGGAAATTCCGGTCCTTCTACTTCTGCAGGAATAAATTCATAATCAGTTAAGGTAATATCACATATTACTTCAGTAATATTATGAATATAATCAGTTTTTTCAGCTTCATCAGTGGGCAGGTAATTATTTAGGATAATCATAGTGTTATTGCCTGTAAGTCCCCATGAAACAGTCTCTGCCAGATAGGATTCGTTATATTCTTTATTAAGATCAATCACAAGGTCATCATAACCCTCTGCTTTTACGATAACAGTTCCGATATGGAATTTTAATCTGCTTCCTTCTCCGGCTATAAGTTTGTCATCACTTACTTGTAAACCAAAGTTAGCAGAGCTATTGACCTTTGAAAATACATTGCTTGTATTTGTTGCATTAAGTACTGTATTTGTCTGATAGACTAGGTTTACCATATTGTCCATGCTCATCCAGGTCCAATCATTGGTAGTGTTTTGGGCAAAGGCTTTTATGGTAACCTTGGTTATATCACCTTGATTATAATAATTTGACTCTATTGTCTTTCGAGTAATTGTAACTTTAGTCACTACAAGGTCGGCTCCGGCATCTGATACATAGATAGCATCTAAATCCTGAAAATGAGATGAATACCCTTCTCCATATGCCATCTCATATGCACTGATCATATCGGGCACACTAAAATAAGCAACTCCGTCACTGGTATAGCTGGGAAAAACATTTTGCCAAATATCATTATGTGTCCAACTTTGTAAAGACAGTACCGGTGCTTTTAACCCTTCATATGTAACTGCAATCTGTGCTTGCGGTGTTAAATCACCTTTAGAAAAGTCCGAACCGGAATATAAGGTTACTGCTTGACCCCAATCAGATGAAGTAGCTGAGCCTTCAAATAAAACTACTTCCTCATTTGATGGCTCACTTTGCACTGCTTGTTCCTTGGAATTTGCATATGCCATAGACCGGTTAGGCACAGCAGCATAAGTGCAGACCATTACTAGCAGCAGTAGTAATGATAAAATACTCTTTTTCTTCATTTTCATAATATACACCCTCCATTTTATTATTTAATCTATGCCTAATAATTACACTAAAGATATAGTAAAAAGCTCAGTGATATATAAGGCATAAGATTAGTTCAAATATGGAATATTCTACATAATAAGAGTAAAAACCCTGTTATTGCCTAAATTATACTATAAATAGTAAAATATTACCAGAGCGTATTTGGAAAAATTTAAATGATGTTTATTTAAACTTATTTTAGATTAATATAAAACAACATTGACATTATTCCGATATAGGAATAATATATAGATGAGGTGGTGCCAGTGAAATATATAAGCATAAAAGAAGCAAGTGAAAGATGGAAAATAAGTGATAGTAGGATACGATTGTTATGCCGAGAAGGGCGAATTGAAGGAGCAGTAAAGGTTGGTCGAAATTGGCTAATACCTTCTCATGCTACTAAGCCAATTGATGCAAGAGAGTTTATTAATAAAAAATATTTTGGTTTAGAATATGATTTTACTTATATTGATTCTCTTAAAGATAGAATAGATAATTATAGGCCATTTTCAAAAGAACTTGCTGACTCACTTCATGAAAAGCTTATTGTAGAATGGACTTATAATAGCAATGCAATTGAAGGCAACACTTTGACAATGTCAGAAACAAAAGTTGTGCTTGAAGGTATTACTGTTGGTGGGAAAAGTTTGGTTGAACATCTAGAAATTATCAATCATCGTGATGCAATTTTGTTTGTAGAGGATTTAATCTCCAAGAAGGAAACTCTTTCTGAATGGAATATAAGAAACATTCATTCTTTAGTACTAAAGGAAATTGATAATAAAAATGCCGGGAAATATAGAGATGTGAATGTTGTTATAAGTGGTGCAAAACATATCCCCCCCAAGCATTATGAAGTATCTTATTTAATGCAAAAGCTTATTGAAGAATATAAAAATTATTGGAGGGACTATCATCCGGTTGTAAGGGCAACACTATTACATGGTGAATTTGTAAAAATCCATCCTTTTATTGACGGTAATGGAAGGACTGCAAGACTTCTATTAAATTTTGAATTAATGAAGAATGGATATACGCCAATTATTATAAAAAATAAAGACAGGGCAAAATACTATGATGTGTTAGATATTGCACATACAACTATGGATTATGAAGCCTTTATAAAATTCATATCTGATTTGGTTATAGAATCTGAAAAGTTATGGTTATCAGTATTAGAATAATGATAAGATTCTTATTATAAAGGATTGTACTAATAAAAAGTGGGATAGGCTGGTGGACCTATCCCTTGTTTTTAATTGACTATATAATATTCAAAATCGGAATTAACAGATCCGCTGCCTTGGAAGCCAAAGCTTATGGTATCACCGGCAGCTATGCTACTATTCCAGTTCAAAGGGGTAATTATAAGCCTGTTTCCTTCTTGTGTAAGTGAGGCATTCCAGATGCTTTCAATGGTAAAATCAGCATCAGATAGTACTAGGGTCCAGTCTTTTATATCTACGGATGATGTATTAGTTATATAGATAGTCATAGTATATCCACTATTCCAAGCATTAACTTCTGTTTTTAGTTTCAGTGGAGTGGGACTTGGAGTAGCCGTAGGTGTTGGAGTAGGAGTTAAGCTAGGAGTTGGCCTTGGAGTAACCGAAGGAGTGGGACTTGGGGTAGCTGAAGGTGTTGGACTAGGAGTTAAGCTAGGGGTTGGACTGGGAGTGACGAAAGGGGACGGAGTAGGTGTAGATGGAGAGTTGTAATATTCATTTAAGGACACACCATTTCTACCTAGGGGCACCTTATGATCAAGTCCTATAAACTTCCCATCTTCAGTCTTCCAGAGGGTAGGGTAGAGATAATTATCATATTTATTATCGTTCCATTTATAATCTCTACTTCCGGGGAATGGAGTACCTTCATCCCTGGTCAAAAGCCCTCCGGTATCTGCAGAGTCATTGTTAATACACCAGAATGTATGATGTAATTGATATTTATTTTCTAGGATATAATCTCTAATAGATCTTAAATATTTCTTGTTTAAGTCTAAAAGAACATGATTTCCTTCTGTCAAACCGCCCCACTCACCTAAGAAGAGGGGACCTATACCTTCTTCCATAATATAGGCCCAGTTGTCTCGCCAACATTTCTCATAAAGTATTTCCTTGGCTCTTTTATCATCAGCGGTAATAAACTCACCTTTAAACCATTCTTGTTCAAATACGATTGGGCCATAGTCGTGAGGAGAATAGACCAGTTGTTTTTGATGTTTTCCTAAATCTATGGGGTAATCCTTTACACCTCTTAAATTGCCTCCCCACCAGTTACCGTAATAATCATTGTTACCCAACCATGGACTCATATTAATGGTCTCATCATCCCAGATACCATCTTTGGGGTAGATTTCAACACCCTCTACAAAGATTAAGGCATTGGGATGTACATCTAATATCATAAGGGCAGTTTCCTCTGCAACTCTTTTCCAATTGTTTGGAAGATTAGAATCGTCCCAGATAGCACTTTGTGACTTAATCTTTAGGTCACCGGTATTGGTGTGGGGTTCATTTTTAAGATCAAAGCCAATAATTGTATCATCATTTTTATAATAATCGGCTACCCAAACCCAGGCTGCTTTAAATATTTCTTCTGTGATCTCACCTTTTACCCAAAGGGGAGCATTATGCCCCATATTATCAGTTTCAGCACTATGTACATCTAGAATAACTTTAATTCCAACCCTTTTGAAATTCTCCAGCATAAGATTAAATAATTCAAAGCTATTTAAACCGGCCAAGTTAGGATTGTTATAGCTGGTATCTGTGGAGGGAGGATATTCACCCTTACTCCATGCGTAAAGCAAATCGGTAGCAATGGGAACTCGAACCACATTAATTCCCTTATCTGCAACTGTTTCAATACAAGCTATAATATCGCAGGAATATGAATCAAGGAACATTCTTTCCCGGCAGTTAAAGCCAAACCAATTAGCGCCGGTAAGCCAAACCTTGTTACCATACTTATCAACTATGTTTGTACCCTCCACATGGAGCCAATCATCATTTGGATCTGCGGTAATGGTATAATCCCTAATAGAATCTGCCACGGCGGTTTTATTGCTTACCGGTGGCTTTAGTACAAAAATAGCCAGTAACATGGTGATTAATAAGAATGAAAGTATTTGCTTTTTCAAAACTAGGACCCCCTATTCTAAAATTCTAATCAGTAATTTGATAAATAACAGACTATCTTTTCGTAATATATGGTTATTGTCTTAAGAACAGCTTAAGTGGTAAAAAACCAGAAGATGTATTAGTAGAAGAAGTAGAGTAAAGGTAAGCACTCTATAGTAGAGTGCTTACGTTCAATCTGAGTTAATCTTCATATTAAAGTATATAAATATATCTTTTTAATTATAAATTCAACAAGTACTGCCTTAGAAGGGAAAAATCAAGGGCATCTACAACATTGTCATTATTAAGATCTCCCGACTTAATATCATTGTCCACCGGAAATTTATCTATAGAGCCCAGGAGATACATTTTCATTAAAGCATAGTCTAATCCATCAATGGCTCCGTCTCCGTTCAAATCTCCTAAGAGTATTTGCGATTCTTTACTAAATGAAAAGTAGTTTATATTAAATAAATAATCGCTTCCTCCTGTAAACACCAAATATAAGTCATGTGTTCCGCTTACATTATTAATACTACATTGTACGTCGGTCCATATCTGCCATCCTCCGGTTCCGGGAACCGAACAAGTCCCTAGGAGAGTACCTGTAGGACTTCCTAACCTAATCTCAATCTTTCCTCCGTTTGTTTCACTGGCCACTCTGGCTTTAAAACTGGCAGCACCGGTACCGAAATCAACATTTTTATAAACAAGATAATCCCCATTTTCAATAAATCCCACATTCATGCCGCCTCCTGTGTCTTGGCAGGTTTCAGTTTCTACTCCGGACTGGCTGCTGTAATTTTCAGCTTCAATTTTTTCAAAGGCTGATATAGGTTTTGGTGGATCTTGGGATTCATTGTCAGTAAATCCGGCTGCACAGGCCATCTGCGCAAAATTCCAAAAACTTTGCTTCCATACATTCCAATCATGGCCTGCCCCCTGAATGAGCCAATAGTGATGAGGGATACCTCTGGATTCACAAAAATTATGTACTCCTGCACCAAAACTTATAAGATTGTCATTGGTTCCGCATGAAATAAATAATAATTTCAACTTACTTTTGGCAGCAGCTCCGTTATCCGGGAATAGCCTGGAAGTAGGATAAGTGTTAGGTGCTGCAGAAAATGCTCCGATAT
This genomic interval from Herbinix luporum contains the following:
- a CDS encoding cellulase family glycosylhydrolase, which translates into the protein MKMKKKSILSLLLLLVMVCTYAAVPNRSMAYANSKEQAVQSEPSNEEVVLFEGSATSSDWGQAVTLYSGSDFSKGDLTPQAQIAVTYEGLKAPVLSLQSWTHNDIWQNVFPSYTSDGVAYFSVPDMISAYEMAYGEGYSSHFQDLDAIYVSDAGADLVVTKVTITRKTIESNYYNQGDITKVTIKAFAQNTTNDWTWMSMDNMVNLVYQTNTVLNATNTSNVFSKVNSSANFGLQVSDDKLIAGEGSRLKFHIGTVIVKAEGYDDLVIDLNKEYNESYLAETVSWGLTGNNTMIILNNYLPTDEAEKTDYIHNITEVICDITLTDYEFIPAEVEGPEFPDDYTYPTTMRDISAMELVKELKVGWNLGNSLEANGGETNWGNPVTKRKMIDAIKSAGFSTLRIPVRWDEHYIDDNYTIDPEYLKRVETVVNYALINDMYAIINIHHNQLQTQANEKSKEKVLAELEAVWTQIANYFKDYGDKLIFEVLNEPRNGDDWVGNTSLYEIVNEYNAKALSAIRKTGGNNEKRLVMLPTYAASADYSKIIAMKVPDDEHVAVSLHAYTPYDFALNTAAGSQTTFGENDKKILDKLFKLIYETFVEKGIPVVLGEFAATNKDNLEDRVEYAYYYAQAAAHYEIPICWWDNGVFDTIGESLGIFNRRTLTFVYPEILQALMEGWSSEKEITDLDPDVLFSGTGTSSNWGQAVALQLGLDFVFEDFIEGLIIAAEYQSENPPELILQGQTEGVYWVKINPNKIETKDTTNIAYFTLSDMVEAYKNALADYDSYDTIFPTLASIYIGDTGVDLTVTKVYKTYINNFTLPSVELSTNNYYNTVSQTYTISSEQGDIDLSKLKIVYSAKGMSTAKHNVWCCYADLIEDNPFRYSQITDSINCHIDNAKLTITFDDSIICPENTGKVTLIIQFAKSDWSYYDTLSDPSLEIYYNGTLVK
- a CDS encoding Fic family protein, encoding MKYISIKEASERWKISDSRIRLLCREGRIEGAVKVGRNWLIPSHATKPIDAREFINKKYFGLEYDFTYIDSLKDRIDNYRPFSKELADSLHEKLIVEWTYNSNAIEGNTLTMSETKVVLEGITVGGKSLVEHLEIINHRDAILFVEDLISKKETLSEWNIRNIHSLVLKEIDNKNAGKYRDVNVVISGAKHIPPKHYEVSYLMQKLIEEYKNYWRDYHPVVRATLLHGEFVKIHPFIDGNGRTARLLLNFELMKNGYTPIIIKNKDRAKYYDVLDIAHTTMDYEAFIKFISDLVIESEKLWLSVLE
- a CDS encoding cellulase family glycosylhydrolase, producing the protein MKKQILSFLLITMLLAIFVLKPPVSNKTAVADSIRDYTITADPNDDWLHVEGTNIVDKYGNKVWLTGANWFGFNCRERMFLDSYSCDIIACIETVADKGINVVRVPIATDLLYAWSKGEYPPSTDTSYNNPNLAGLNSFELFNLMLENFKRVGIKVILDVHSAETDNMGHNAPLWVKGEITEEIFKAAWVWVADYYKNDDTIIGFDLKNEPHTNTGDLKIKSQSAIWDDSNLPNNWKRVAEETALMILDVHPNALIFVEGVEIYPKDGIWDDETINMSPWLGNNDYYGNWWGGNLRGVKDYPIDLGKHQKQLVYSPHDYGPIVFEQEWFKGEFITADDKRAKEILYEKCWRDNWAYIMEEGIGPLFLGEWGGLTEGNHVLLDLNKKYLRSIRDYILENKYQLHHTFWCINNDSADTGGLLTRDEGTPFPGSRDYKWNDNKYDNYLYPTLWKTEDGKFIGLDHKVPLGRNGVSLNEYYNSPSTPTPSPFVTPSPTPSLTPSPTPSATPSPTPSVTPRPTPSLTPTPTPTATPSPTPLKLKTEVNAWNSGYTMTIYITNTSSVDIKDWTLVLSDADFTIESIWNASLTQEGNRLIITPLNWNSSIAAGDTISFGFQGSGSVNSDFEYYIVN
- a CDS encoding carbohydrate-binding protein, which encodes MKAKNLINVLGRKITPILLILAVVFGLPKDVMAAENLPTTPPSGYDRVQNGVPQGKVSYITYQSKATNSQRRARIYLPPGYSTNQKYSVMYLLHGIGGNEDEWYNGGSPHVILDNLLAAGKIDPFILVLPNGNASGGGAQDGWENFTNDLIHSLIPYIESNYSVKTDSKHRALAGLSMGGGQTFNIGLTNLDLFPYIGAFSAAPNTYPTSRLFPDNGAAAKSKLKLLFISCGTNDNLISFGAGVHNFCESRGIPHHYWLIQGAGHDWNVWKQSFWNFAQMACAAGFTDNESQDPPKPISAFEKIEAENYSSQSGVETETCQDTGGGMNVGFIENGDYLVYKNVDFGTGAASFKARVASETNGGKIEIRLGSPTGTLLGTCSVPGTGGWQIWTDVQCSINNVSGTHDLYLVFTGGSDYLFNINYFSFSKESQILLGDLNGDGAIDGLDYALMKMYLLGSIDKFPVDNDIKSGDLNNDNVVDALDFSLLRQYLLNL